Proteins co-encoded in one Verrucomicrobiia bacterium genomic window:
- a CDS encoding autotransporter-associated beta strand repeat-containing protein, with protein MKTLRSLACACLAAGFILFLNPLQAASGGWVGGLGGPWHEPTNWSNGVVPNDSDGWAIAEVTNGLALITTSTPRVSEAWAGNNGIPGIIVVTNGGVLNVANWLVSGRAGSGFTPMSHLIVHNGTVNKTGDGFLVGDINNCRGTLTIAGTGTVNVNGGWFGVGNGEGGWGWVYMRDDARLLLADGRDFNIGDWGTGRGWLYLQDNARIEVRRFWVGKNDTAGVMIQRGGTVQGFTPTANEWRIGEGNNAYGFYWLAAGTFNNPNNLHIGANGIGLWYQNGGTTTWGSWTAPGRYANGRGVVYLTSGRVSHTGASTRLFAAEQGRGEINVHGDAVVDCNLGLVLAHAYSGATGKGYLNLNGGRVQVPRFERWGDAPGGLAYVSFNGGVVQAKANEGAFFENMTEARVYAGGAVFDTAGFNIGVNQPLLAPSGNGVASIPVLNGGSGYMGPPWVEIVGDGFGATAVALMEDDGTSNGTFRVRSILVTCPGRDYATPPMVNLRGGLPVTPATLDVATLAPNQSGGITKLGNGILTLGGANTFTGPTLVQAGAIRANRESVIAGGASLTVALGATFDLNNYAQTVGSLSGAGQILLGTATLTCGADNTSTVFSGSITGAGGLTKQGTGALLLSGVNSIAGTTRVNAGRLVLTTASTNMGNLRVADDATLGVQVASAGGRLTVANLTLGESVWSTLEVDLGAFGNPTIAPVEVTGALTLNGDVVVNLSAASLAVGQFPIIRYGTKTGVGQFVLASLPPRVIAELVDNVANQSIDVRVTSIEAPKWAGMVPGGAWDVGLTTNWVGASSGTPMVFQNGDGVLFDDSAPGTTTVNLLTNVQPASVILNNSNLTYTLTGSGKITGPAGLTKNNAGAVTLANTGGNDYAGPTVVNDGLLRAGAANVLSSNSPVQVAGGTLDIQNFNQTVPQVTLASGVIAGSGGTLLAGSYQAQSGLISANLAGPGGLTKTSPGQLTLSGNNTYAGATLLTEGALVAAVPNTLSPNSPLQLSGGTLNLLTNHQTAGAVTLTSGTIDGSGMLTAPSFSLVSGTINASLAGPGNVTKSGGGSVTANGALTHAGSTIVNGGTLVLTAPNSYGGNTIVANGGVVVVNSDASLGSGRLELNPGGTLRVTGTNGFVSSRNINFGVAAWNGGTVAVDAGQFALFTGAMTGAGSDTYFFKTGPGVMYYAGNTAFADATHFFVNEGWLVLSNATMSVNRWSGVASAANADAGLAIMGNTRLTVAHDFNIGDVTPSRARFVMMGQDAEVVCNAFDIGKPANCVGVAYQTAGVIRNGANWFGDWRIGGQWGTGDVGAYGFYQLAGGVFSNVVNNWQVGAYAQGVYYQSGGTNYQGGWTAFGRFGGSPSYGYGVGYLTGGKFFHVLPGQRVIVAEQGRGELTLARSAEMDTAAGIWIGLNYGGFAGYGILNLNGGVLSTPSVTMRDVGATSYLNLNGGTLKAKANEPNFIANLSGAYVYAGGAVIDTAGYDVAIPQPLLAPDGQGVVSITLDNPGSAYLGPPIVQIVGDGTGATAVAEIDVAAGTVTNIIVTSPGRGYTVATVTLSGGGGSGATATAVLGDNVSGGLTKLGGGRLALTGANTFTGPVRVSGGTLVHDGRFAGNVTVEAAGALDLGPALEDLEIRGTLNLQGTLFLDINPDQMDSDRIFGPTNVIFNGRLVIRNLGGPLRAGDSFWLFDALAFEGAFTEVVLPALDPGLAWDVAALQVSGILQVVPVITVPPAVSGWTLDRNHNSLTLEFTGQAGQTYWLQSASQLSTNTVWQTISTNTANLDTGRFLHIITNLTEFPQRYFRLVKP; from the coding sequence ATGAAAACGCTCCGCTCCCTCGCCTGTGCCTGCCTCGCCGCAGGCTTCATCCTCTTCCTCAACCCCCTCCAGGCCGCCAGCGGCGGCTGGGTCGGCGGCCTCGGCGGCCCCTGGCACGAACCCACCAATTGGAGCAACGGCGTCGTCCCCAATGACTCCGACGGCTGGGCCATCGCCGAAGTCACCAACGGCCTCGCCCTCATCACCACCTCCACCCCACGCGTCAGCGAGGCCTGGGCCGGCAACAACGGCATCCCCGGCATCATCGTCGTCACCAACGGCGGCGTCCTCAACGTCGCCAACTGGCTCGTCTCCGGCCGCGCCGGCTCCGGCTTCACCCCCATGAGCCATCTCATCGTCCACAACGGCACCGTCAACAAAACCGGCGACGGCTTCCTCGTCGGCGACATCAACAACTGCCGCGGCACCCTCACCATCGCCGGCACCGGCACCGTCAACGTCAACGGCGGCTGGTTCGGCGTCGGCAACGGCGAAGGCGGCTGGGGCTGGGTGTACATGCGCGATGACGCCCGCCTCCTCCTGGCCGACGGACGCGACTTCAACATCGGCGACTGGGGCACCGGCCGCGGCTGGCTCTACCTCCAGGACAACGCCCGCATCGAAGTCCGCCGCTTCTGGGTCGGCAAAAACGACACCGCCGGCGTCATGATCCAGCGCGGCGGCACCGTCCAGGGCTTCACCCCCACCGCCAACGAATGGCGCATCGGCGAAGGCAACAACGCCTACGGCTTCTACTGGCTCGCCGCCGGCACCTTCAACAACCCCAACAACCTCCACATCGGCGCCAACGGCATCGGCCTCTGGTACCAAAACGGCGGCACCACCACCTGGGGAAGCTGGACCGCCCCCGGCCGCTACGCCAACGGCCGCGGCGTCGTGTACCTCACCTCCGGCCGCGTCAGCCACACCGGCGCCAGCACCCGCTTGTTCGCCGCCGAACAGGGCCGCGGTGAAATCAACGTCCACGGCGACGCCGTCGTGGATTGCAACCTCGGCCTCGTCCTCGCCCACGCCTACAGCGGCGCCACCGGCAAGGGCTACCTCAACCTCAACGGCGGCCGCGTCCAGGTCCCCCGCTTCGAACGCTGGGGCGATGCCCCAGGCGGCCTCGCCTACGTCAGCTTCAACGGCGGCGTCGTCCAGGCCAAGGCCAACGAAGGCGCCTTCTTCGAAAACATGACCGAAGCCCGCGTCTATGCCGGCGGCGCCGTCTTTGACACCGCCGGTTTCAACATCGGCGTCAACCAGCCCCTCCTCGCCCCCTCCGGCAACGGCGTCGCCTCCATCCCCGTCCTCAACGGCGGCAGCGGCTACATGGGCCCGCCCTGGGTTGAAATCGTCGGCGACGGCTTCGGCGCCACCGCCGTGGCCCTCATGGAAGACGACGGCACCAGTAACGGCACCTTCCGCGTCCGCTCCATCCTCGTGACCTGCCCCGGCCGTGACTACGCCACGCCCCCCATGGTCAACCTCCGCGGCGGCCTGCCCGTCACCCCCGCCACCCTCGATGTCGCCACCCTCGCCCCCAATCAAAGCGGCGGCATCACCAAACTGGGCAACGGCATCCTGACCCTCGGCGGCGCCAACACCTTCACCGGCCCCACCCTCGTCCAGGCCGGCGCCATCCGCGCCAACCGCGAAAGCGTCATCGCCGGCGGCGCCAGCCTCACCGTCGCCCTCGGCGCAACCTTCGATCTCAACAACTATGCCCAAACCGTCGGCTCCCTCAGCGGCGCCGGCCAGATCCTCCTCGGCACCGCCACCCTCACCTGTGGCGCTGACAACACCTCCACCGTCTTCTCCGGCTCCATCACCGGCGCGGGCGGCCTCACCAAGCAGGGCACCGGCGCCCTCCTCCTCAGCGGCGTCAACAGCATCGCCGGCACCACCCGCGTCAATGCCGGACGCCTCGTCCTCACCACCGCCTCCACCAACATGGGCAACCTCCGCGTGGCCGACGACGCCACCCTCGGCGTCCAGGTGGCCTCCGCCGGCGGACGCCTCACCGTCGCCAACCTCACCCTGGGCGAAAGCGTCTGGTCCACCCTCGAAGTGGACCTCGGCGCCTTCGGCAATCCCACCATCGCCCCGGTGGAAGTCACCGGCGCCCTCACCTTGAACGGCGATGTCGTCGTCAACCTTTCCGCCGCCAGCCTGGCCGTCGGCCAGTTCCCCATCATCCGCTACGGCACCAAAACCGGCGTCGGCCAGTTTGTCCTCGCCAGCCTGCCCCCGCGCGTCATCGCCGAACTGGTGGACAACGTCGCCAACCAGTCCATTGATGTGCGCGTGACCTCCATCGAAGCCCCCAAATGGGCCGGCATGGTCCCCGGCGGCGCTTGGGATGTCGGCCTCACCACCAACTGGGTGGGCGCTTCCAGCGGCACCCCCATGGTCTTCCAGAATGGCGACGGCGTCTTGTTTGATGACTCCGCCCCCGGCACCACCACCGTCAATCTCCTGACCAACGTCCAGCCCGCCTCCGTCATCCTCAACAACAGCAACCTCACCTACACCCTCACCGGCTCCGGCAAAATCACCGGCCCCGCCGGCCTGACCAAGAACAACGCCGGCGCCGTGACCCTGGCCAACACCGGCGGCAACGATTACGCCGGCCCCACCGTCGTCAATGACGGCCTCTTGCGTGCCGGCGCGGCCAACGTGCTCTCCTCCAACAGCCCCGTGCAGGTCGCCGGCGGCACCCTCGACATCCAGAATTTCAACCAGACCGTGCCGCAGGTAACCCTGGCCTCCGGCGTCATCGCCGGCTCCGGCGGCACCTTGCTGGCGGGCAGTTATCAGGCCCAGAGCGGCCTCATCAGCGCCAACCTCGCCGGCCCGGGCGGCCTCACCAAAACCAGCCCCGGCCAGTTGACCCTCAGCGGCAACAACACCTATGCCGGCGCCACCCTCCTCACCGAGGGCGCCCTCGTCGCCGCCGTCCCCAACACCCTCTCCCCCAACAGCCCCCTCCAGTTGTCCGGTGGCACCCTGAACCTCCTCACCAACCACCAGACCGCCGGCGCCGTGACCCTCACCTCCGGCACCATTGACGGCAGCGGCATGTTGACCGCCCCCTCCTTCAGCCTCGTCAGCGGCACCATCAACGCCAGCCTCGCCGGCCCCGGCAACGTCACCAAGTCCGGCGGCGGCTCCGTCACCGCCAACGGCGCACTCACCCACGCCGGCTCCACCATCGTCAACGGCGGCACCCTCGTCCTCACCGCCCCCAACAGCTACGGCGGCAACACCATCGTCGCCAACGGCGGCGTGGTGGTGGTGAACTCCGATGCCAGCCTCGGCTCCGGCCGGCTCGAACTCAACCCCGGCGGCACCTTGCGCGTCACCGGCACCAACGGCTTTGTCTCCAGCCGCAACATTAACTTCGGCGTGGCCGCCTGGAATGGCGGCACCGTCGCCGTGGATGCAGGCCAGTTCGCCCTCTTCACCGGCGCCATGACCGGCGCCGGCAGTGACACCTACTTCTTCAAAACCGGCCCCGGCGTCATGTATTACGCCGGCAATACCGCCTTCGCCGACGCCACCCACTTCTTTGTCAACGAAGGCTGGCTCGTCCTTAGCAACGCCACCATGTCCGTCAACCGCTGGAGCGGCGTCGCCAGCGCCGCCAATGCCGACGCCGGCCTGGCCATCATGGGCAACACCCGCCTCACCGTCGCCCATGACTTCAACATCGGCGACGTCACCCCCTCCCGCGCCCGCTTCGTCATGATGGGCCAGGACGCCGAAGTCGTCTGCAACGCCTTCGACATCGGCAAACCCGCCAACTGCGTCGGCGTCGCCTACCAGACGGCCGGCGTCATCCGTAACGGCGCCAACTGGTTCGGCGACTGGCGCATCGGCGGCCAGTGGGGCACCGGCGATGTCGGCGCCTATGGCTTCTACCAGCTCGCCGGCGGCGTCTTCTCCAACGTCGTCAACAACTGGCAGGTCGGCGCTTACGCCCAGGGCGTCTATTACCAGTCCGGCGGCACCAACTACCAGGGCGGCTGGACCGCCTTCGGCCGCTTCGGCGGCAGCCCCAGCTACGGCTACGGCGTGGGCTACCTCACCGGCGGCAAGTTCTTCCACGTGCTCCCCGGTCAGCGCGTCATCGTCGCCGAGCAGGGCCGCGGTGAACTGACCCTCGCCCGCTCGGCGGAAATGGATACCGCCGCCGGCATCTGGATCGGCCTCAACTACGGCGGCTTCGCCGGCTACGGCATCCTCAACCTCAACGGCGGCGTCCTCTCCACCCCCAGCGTCACCATGCGCGACGTCGGCGCCACCTCCTACCTCAACCTCAACGGCGGCACCCTCAAGGCCAAGGCCAATGAGCCTAACTTCATCGCCAACCTCTCCGGCGCCTATGTCTATGCCGGCGGCGCGGTGATTGATACCGCCGGGTACGACGTCGCCATCCCGCAACCGCTGCTCGCCCCCGATGGCCAGGGCGTTGTCAGCATCACCCTCGACAACCCCGGCAGCGCCTACCTCGGCCCGCCCATCGTCCAAATCGTCGGCGACGGCACCGGCGCCACCGCCGTGGCCGAAATTGACGTCGCCGCCGGCACCGTCACCAACATCATCGTGACCTCCCCGGGCCGCGGTTACACCGTCGCCACCGTCACCCTCTCGGGCGGCGGCGGCTCCGGCGCCACCGCCACCGCCGTCCTCGGCGACAACGTCTCCGGCGGCCTCACCAAGCTCGGCGGCGGACGCCTCGCCCTCACCGGCGCCAACACCTTCACCGGCCCCGTGCGCGTCTCCGGCGGTACCCTCGTCCACGACGGACGGTTTGCCGGCAACGTCACCGTCGAGGCCGCCGGCGCCCTCGACCTCGGCCCGGCCCTCGAAGACCTCGAAATCCGCGGCACCCTCAACCTGCAGGGCACGCTCTTCCTGGACATCAATCCGGACCAGATGGACAGCGACCGCATCTTCGGGCCGACCAACGTCATCTTCAACGGACGCCTGGTCATCCGCAACCTCGGCGGCCCGCTCCGCGCCGGCGATTCCTTCTGGCTGTTTGACGCCCTGGCCTTCGAGGGCGCCTTCACCGAAGTCGTCCTGCCCGCCCTCGACCCCGGCCTCGCCTGGGATGTTGCAGCCTTGCAGGTCAGCGGCATCCTCCAGGTGGTGCCCGTGATCACCGTGCCCCCGGCCGTCAGCGGCTGGACCCTTGACCGCAACCATAACTCCCTCACCCTCGAGTTCACCGGCCAGGCCGGCCAGACCTACTGGCTCCAGAGCGCCTCGCAGCTCTCCACCAATACCGTCTGGCAGACCATCAGCACCAACACGGCCAACCTCGACACCGGCCGCTTCCTCCACATCATCACCAACTTGACGGAGTTTCCGCAACGCTACTTCCGCTTGGTGAAGCCCTAG
- a CDS encoding DNA-binding transcriptional regulator → MAGGNGRGRRPHVALIVETSLASGRAILRGVARYVRRHGPWALFYQPRSLEEAVPKWLRQWRGDGIIVRVQNRKIAEAVLASGLPAVDVLGVVPGLPLPLVHVDDGQVARLAAGHLLERGFHHFGFFGIEGENWSHNREEAFVEAVVREGGSALVYNLPRGVESFGSWEEVEDDLAAWVRRLPKPAGIMVCSDQRGPLLLEACRRAGVAVPDELTIIGVDNDEPLCEVCNPPLSSVVPNHEQVGYEAAALLEQLMAGQPAPEKPVLVPPAGVVTRLSSDTLAIEDRQVAAALRLIREHACEGIKVSVLARQVGLSRTVLQRRFRAVLRKSVHQLIIEARLKRAQDLIVNTDLPMVEIAERCGFKHVEYLSAVFKQRLGLSPRQLRRPQSQGRVG, encoded by the coding sequence ATGGCTGGTGGAAATGGCCGTGGCCGACGTCCGCACGTGGCGCTGATTGTGGAGACCTCCCTGGCCTCGGGGCGGGCGATCTTGCGCGGGGTGGCGCGGTATGTGCGGCGGCATGGGCCCTGGGCGTTGTTTTACCAGCCGCGGAGCCTGGAGGAGGCGGTGCCGAAGTGGCTGCGGCAGTGGCGGGGGGACGGCATTATTGTGCGGGTGCAGAATCGGAAGATAGCGGAGGCGGTGCTGGCGTCGGGGTTGCCGGCGGTGGATGTGCTGGGGGTGGTGCCCGGGCTGCCTTTGCCGCTGGTGCACGTGGACGATGGGCAGGTGGCGCGGCTGGCGGCGGGGCATTTGTTGGAGCGGGGGTTTCATCATTTTGGTTTTTTTGGGATTGAGGGGGAGAACTGGTCGCACAACCGGGAGGAGGCCTTTGTGGAGGCCGTGGTGCGGGAGGGGGGGAGCGCCCTGGTGTACAATCTGCCGCGGGGGGTGGAGAGTTTTGGTTCGTGGGAGGAGGTGGAGGATGATTTGGCGGCGTGGGTGCGGCGGCTGCCGAAGCCGGCGGGGATCATGGTGTGTTCGGATCAGCGGGGGCCGTTGTTGCTGGAGGCGTGCCGGCGGGCGGGGGTGGCGGTGCCGGATGAGTTGACGATTATTGGGGTGGATAATGACGAGCCGTTGTGCGAGGTGTGTAATCCGCCGTTGTCGAGCGTGGTGCCGAATCATGAGCAGGTGGGGTACGAGGCGGCGGCGCTGCTGGAGCAGCTTATGGCGGGGCAGCCGGCGCCGGAGAAGCCGGTGCTGGTGCCGCCGGCGGGGGTGGTGACGCGGTTATCGAGTGACACGCTGGCGATTGAGGACCGGCAGGTGGCGGCGGCGCTGCGGTTGATCCGGGAGCATGCGTGCGAGGGGATCAAGGTGAGCGTGCTGGCGCGGCAGGTGGGGTTGTCGCGGACGGTGTTGCAGCGGCGGTTTCGGGCGGTGTTGCGCAAGTCGGTGCATCAACTGATTATTGAGGCGCGGCTGAAGCGGGCGCAGGATTTGATAGTGAACACGGATTTGCCGATGGTGGAGATTGCGGAGCGGTGCGGGTTCAAGCATGTGGAGTATTTGAGCGCGGTGTTCAAGCAGCGGCTGGGGTTGAGTCCCCGGCAGCTTCGGCGTCCGCAGAGCCAGGGGCGGGTGGGGTGA
- a CDS encoding HNH endonuclease — protein MEKDQAYWLHKLATLKIDRARGDPAPHKPFLLLMVLEMADRGEIKSQELSLSPDLAYRFSLFNQVIADRKRRPLELRLPFHHLKTSGIWQPLMADGKPSPHPRLTVKVRFDPDFFQCLKDPLFREKAKHVLIDTPPYFREPERVALRAMFNLENAGGSNANQVGPLFTAQVERGRDARFRIEVVIIAYQHTCALTGYRMTTLGVDKMESIVDAAHIHEFRDSRNNDPRNGLALCKNAHWQFDRGLWSITDDFHIIVNRKKFTENGLPGQRLADFEGRRLILPKDPKYWPNPEYLAWHREKRFSV, from the coding sequence ATGGAAAAAGATCAAGCATACTGGCTCCACAAGCTGGCCACGCTAAAGATAGACCGCGCTCGCGGTGACCCCGCGCCACATAAGCCGTTTCTGCTACTGATGGTTTTGGAAATGGCGGATCGTGGAGAAATCAAGAGCCAAGAATTGTCACTCTCGCCAGACCTTGCTTATCGCTTTAGCCTGTTCAATCAAGTAATTGCGGATCGAAAGCGCCGGCCGCTCGAGTTGCGATTACCATTTCATCACCTGAAGACTTCTGGCATCTGGCAGCCACTAATGGCAGACGGTAAGCCTTCGCCTCACCCCAGGTTGACTGTGAAAGTTCGTTTTGATCCTGATTTTTTCCAATGCCTCAAGGATCCTTTGTTTCGTGAGAAGGCGAAACATGTGTTAATTGATACGCCACCTTACTTCAGGGAGCCGGAGCGTGTCGCACTACGAGCAATGTTTAATCTGGAAAACGCGGGCGGTAGCAATGCCAATCAAGTGGGGCCGCTGTTCACCGCACAAGTGGAGCGGGGGCGGGACGCACGCTTTCGAATCGAAGTTGTGATTATCGCTTACCAGCACACCTGCGCTTTAACCGGCTATCGGATGACGACTTTGGGGGTTGATAAGATGGAAAGCATAGTAGATGCCGCGCACATCCATGAGTTTCGCGACAGCCGGAACAATGATCCACGGAATGGCCTCGCACTCTGCAAGAATGCGCATTGGCAGTTTGATCGTGGTTTGTGGTCAATCACTGACGACTTCCATATTATAGTAAACCGAAAAAAGTTCACCGAGAATGGCCTACCTGGTCAACGCTTGGCAGATTTTGAGGGCCGCAGACTTATTCTTCCCAAGGATCCTAAATACTGGCCTAATCCAGAATACTTAGCTTGGCACCGTGAAAAGCGGTTTTCTGTTTAA
- a CDS encoding HNH endonuclease, translating into MPPKYRPWTREEHILAFNLYCKIPFGRQHSRAPEIIELARLLGRSPGSVALKLNNFARLDPELAARGIKGMPHGAKGEIDIWREFEDDPASLAYESERLLAQYTGRKLEDLAAISPDELPQEGRERERLVRVRVNQHFFRATVLAAYDGKCCISGLAVPELLVASHILPWADNPKQRMNPRNGLCLNALHDRAFDRRLMFFDDNLCVRFIPGIKSRADCEGLDWLLRFEGRQLRKPNKFMPSPQFLQAHAKTCTESNSANSA; encoded by the coding sequence ATGCCCCCCAAGTACAGACCTTGGACGCGCGAGGAGCACATCCTCGCCTTCAATCTCTATTGTAAAATCCCATTCGGGCGGCAACACAGCCGCGCGCCCGAAATTATTGAACTGGCCAGGTTGCTCGGGCGCTCGCCGGGATCAGTGGCACTCAAACTGAACAATTTTGCCCGCCTCGACCCAGAGCTGGCGGCCCGCGGCATCAAAGGCATGCCACACGGAGCCAAAGGAGAAATTGACATCTGGAGAGAATTCGAGGACGACCCCGCATCGCTGGCTTACGAGAGTGAGCGCCTGCTGGCCCAATACACCGGACGCAAACTTGAAGACCTGGCCGCTATTTCGCCTGATGAGTTGCCCCAGGAAGGACGCGAGCGTGAACGCCTGGTGCGCGTGCGCGTAAATCAACACTTCTTTCGGGCGACCGTACTGGCCGCTTACGACGGCAAATGCTGCATCTCCGGCCTGGCGGTGCCAGAACTGCTGGTTGCCAGCCATATCCTCCCATGGGCCGATAACCCAAAACAGCGGATGAACCCCAGAAACGGCCTTTGCCTGAATGCCTTGCACGATCGCGCCTTCGATCGCCGCCTCATGTTCTTTGACGACAATCTTTGCGTCCGCTTCATACCTGGTATCAAATCCCGTGCCGATTGCGAGGGACTCGACTGGTTGTTGCGTTTCGAGGGCCGCCAGCTTCGAAAACCCAATAAATTCATGCCCTCCCCACAGTTCCTTCAAGCCCACGCAAAAACTTGCACCGAATCAAACTCCGCAAACTCCGCCTAA
- the glmS gene encoding glutamine--fructose-6-phosphate transaminase (isomerizing), with product MCGIIAYVGYKEAAPLLLDGLRRLEYRGYDSAGLAVLGEHLQTRKKAGKIEDGLAPLLAREPLHGLAGIGHTRWATHGPPTDANSHPHPDASGRIVIVHNGVIENYALLKNRLQLAGHRFTSDTDTEVLAHLIGWHYQARRNTPGALHPLAQAVADALREVIGTYGLAVLCADFPGLIIGARRGSPLIVGLAQGEHFLASDSAALVPHTRDVIYLQDHDLVLLTPQRHEVHRLQGEAARVEISRLEFDTAAAERGNFPHFMLKEIFEQPQTVRNTLRGRLDPDEATARFGGLNLTPAELREFDQVLMLACGTSWHAALLGEYLIEDLAHLPVEVEYASEFRYRNAPINKHTLVLAITQSGETADTLAGLREARRRGHKVLSLCNVVGSTIAREADGGIYLHAGPEIGVAATKTFTAQVTVLTLLAILLGRMRMLGAAHARRLLAALENLPAQMQSVLHLHDSVRRLAQKYAHAEDFFFLGRQFNFPIALEAALKLKEISYIHAEGYPAAEMKHGPIAMIDHRTPTVILAPQDSLYEKTLANLEEIKARQGPIIALGTVGDTTLPQKADDTLLLPHAPECLWPLLAILPLQLLAYEIAVARGCDVDKPRNLAKSVTVE from the coding sequence ATGTGCGGCATCATTGCCTATGTAGGTTACAAGGAAGCGGCCCCCCTGCTCCTGGATGGACTCCGCCGCCTCGAATACCGCGGCTACGACAGCGCCGGCCTGGCCGTCCTCGGCGAACACCTCCAAACCCGCAAAAAAGCCGGCAAAATCGAAGACGGCCTCGCCCCCCTCCTCGCCCGCGAACCCCTCCACGGCCTCGCCGGCATCGGCCACACCCGCTGGGCCACCCACGGCCCCCCCACCGATGCCAACTCCCACCCCCACCCCGACGCCTCCGGCCGCATCGTCATCGTCCACAACGGCGTCATCGAAAACTACGCCCTCCTCAAAAACCGCCTCCAACTCGCCGGCCACCGCTTCACCTCCGACACCGACACCGAAGTCCTCGCCCACCTCATCGGCTGGCACTACCAGGCCCGCCGCAACACCCCCGGCGCCCTCCACCCCCTCGCCCAGGCCGTCGCCGACGCCCTCCGCGAAGTCATCGGCACCTACGGCCTCGCCGTCCTCTGCGCCGACTTCCCCGGCCTCATCATCGGCGCCCGCCGCGGCTCCCCCCTCATCGTCGGCCTCGCCCAGGGCGAACACTTCCTCGCCAGCGACTCCGCCGCCCTCGTCCCCCACACCCGCGACGTCATCTACCTCCAGGACCACGACCTCGTCCTCCTCACCCCCCAGCGCCACGAAGTCCACCGCCTCCAGGGCGAGGCCGCCCGCGTCGAAATCAGCCGCCTCGAATTCGACACCGCCGCCGCCGAACGCGGCAACTTCCCCCACTTCATGCTCAAAGAAATCTTTGAGCAACCCCAAACCGTCCGCAACACCCTCCGCGGCCGCCTCGACCCCGACGAAGCCACCGCCCGCTTCGGCGGCCTCAACCTCACCCCCGCCGAACTCCGCGAATTCGACCAGGTCCTCATGCTCGCCTGCGGCACCAGTTGGCACGCCGCCCTCCTCGGCGAATACCTCATCGAAGACCTCGCCCACCTCCCCGTCGAAGTCGAATACGCCAGCGAATTCCGCTACCGCAACGCCCCCATCAACAAACACACCCTCGTCCTCGCCATCACCCAGTCCGGCGAAACCGCCGACACCCTCGCCGGCCTCCGCGAAGCCCGCCGCCGCGGCCACAAAGTCCTCTCCCTCTGCAACGTCGTCGGCAGCACCATCGCCCGCGAAGCCGACGGCGGCATCTACCTCCACGCCGGCCCCGAAATCGGCGTCGCCGCCACCAAAACCTTCACCGCCCAGGTCACCGTCCTCACCCTCCTCGCCATCCTCCTCGGCCGCATGCGCATGCTCGGCGCCGCCCACGCCCGCCGCCTCCTCGCCGCCCTCGAAAACCTCCCCGCCCAAATGCAATCCGTCCTCCACCTCCACGATTCCGTCCGCCGCCTCGCCCAAAAATACGCCCACGCCGAAGACTTCTTCTTCCTCGGCCGCCAGTTCAACTTCCCCATCGCCCTCGAAGCCGCCCTCAAACTCAAAGAAATCAGCTACATCCACGCCGAAGGCTACCCCGCCGCCGAAATGAAACACGGCCCCATCGCCATGATTGACCACCGCACCCCCACCGTCATCCTCGCACCCCAGGACAGCCTCTACGAAAAAACCCTCGCCAACCTCGAAGAAATCAAGGCCCGCCAGGGCCCCATCATCGCCCTCGGCACCGTCGGCGACACCACCCTCCCCCAAAAAGCCGACGACACCCTCCTCCTCCCCCACGCCCCCGAATGCCTCTGGCCCCTCCTGGCCATCCTCCCCCTCCAGCTCCTCGCCTACGAAATCGCCGTCGCCCGCGGCTGCGACGTGGACAAACCTCGCAACCTCGCCAAATCCGTCACCGTCGAATAA